The sequence AATAGTAGTTATAAAGGAGGATTGTACTCCTTGTATTTAGCATATAATAATTCCGTGACCAGTCCTTTGGCCGGTTTTCGTTGCGTTAAATAAATGACTTTTTCAAATAATGACATAAAGCATATTGCTCGTCTGGCGCGCTTAACATTGACTGAGCAGGAAATAAAAAAGTACCGCCGAGAGATCAGCGGTATTGTTGGCTATGTTGATAAATTAGCCAGCGCTAATGTAAGTAATCAGGAGGCCACTTTAAGTTTAACTAGCGCTGATAATTTATTAAGAAACGATTTAGTAGCTGATTGGGATAAGCTAGAAAAAGAAAACACTTTAAACGCGGCGCCTCGTAAAAAAGGACGCTTAGTGGTTGTGCCTAAAATATTAGAATCATGAAATTGAATGAACTTACAATAAAAGAAGCAAGCTTAAAATTAGCTAAAAGAGAAATTACAAGTCTACAATTAACTAAAGATTGTTTGGCTATGATTAAGCGTCACAACAAAGAACTCAACGCTTGTCTTTTGATTGATGAAATTGGTGCGCTTAAAGCTGCAGCTAAAGCTGATAAAAGAATAAAAGAAGGG is a genomic window of Candidatus Falkowbacteria bacterium containing:
- the gatC gene encoding Asp-tRNA(Asn)/Glu-tRNA(Gln) amidotransferase subunit GatC; translation: MTFSNNDIKHIARLARLTLTEQEIKKYRREISGIVGYVDKLASANVSNQEATLSLTSADNLLRNDLVADWDKLEKENTLNAAPRKKGRLVVVPKILES